One window from the genome of Salvia miltiorrhiza cultivar Shanhuang (shh) chromosome 7, IMPLAD_Smil_shh, whole genome shotgun sequence encodes:
- the LOC130991627 gene encoding peroxidase 24-like produces MMKIRYFLSITLLLVFIAAAAAAKKSKPPVKPVSLIPNFYKVTRSCPQAEKLVKKLTEEKVQKDWTLSAKLLRVHYHDCFVRGCDASILLNTVGANQSEKDARPNLSLGGFEVIDEIKIQIEKICPQKVSCADILALAARDAVSFPFKKPLWDVLTGRRDGRVSLISDVNGNLPSPFSDFATLQGLFSKKNLDINDLVALSGAHTIGVSHCGAFSRRLFNFTGKGDADPSLDPAYADFLRRQCPNPANPATVVGMDPNSTLTFDTHYFTAVNKRQGLFQSDAALLNDDASARIVRKFQSPAAFFRQFAKSMVKMGGIEVLVGDAGEIRKDCRVIN; encoded by the exons ATGATGAAAATAAGATATTTCTTAAGTATTACTCTTCTCTTAGTGTTCATTGCAGCGGCGGCCGCTGCCAAAAAGAGTAAGCCGCCGGTCAAGCCGGTCAGTCTGATACCAAACTTTTATAAAGTTACTCGTTCTTGTCCACAAGCCGAGAAACTTGTGAAAAAACTTACAGAAGAGAAAGTACAGAAAGATTGGACTTTGAGTGCTAAGCTTCTGCGCGTACATTACCACGATTGTTTCGTGAGG GGTTGTGATGCTTCGATACTATTGAACACTGTCGGAGCAAATCAATCGGAAAAAGATGCACGCCCAAATCTATCATTAGGCGGCTTTGAAGTTATTGATGAAATCAAGATTCAAATTGAGAAAATTTGCCCCCAAAAAGTCTCATGTGCTGATATTCTCGCACTAGCCGCACGTGACGCTGTCTCTTTCCCG TTCAAGAAGCCATTATGGGATGTTCTCACAGGCAGAAGAGATGGTAGGGTTTCTCTCATCTCAGATGTCAACGGCAATTTACCGTCACCATTTTCAGACTTTGCAACCCTTCAAGGACTCTTCTCCAAAAAAAATCTAGACATAAATGATCTCGTCGCATTATCAG GCGCGCACACCATCGGAGTATCGCACTGCGGCGCTTTCTCGCGGCGGCTGTTCAACTTCACCGGGAAAGGCGACGCCGACCCGTCGCTGGATCCGGCGTACGCCGATTTCTTGAGGAGGCAGTGCCCGAACCCGGCCAATCCGGCGACGGTGGTCGGCATGGACCCCAACAGCACACTCACATTCGACACGCACTACTTCACCGCCGTCAACAAGCGGCAGGGGCTCTTCCAGTCGGACGCCGCCCTCCTCAACGACGATGCCTCCGCGAGAATCGTTCGAAAGTTCCAGTCGCCGGCGGCGTTTTTCCGGCAGTTCGCGAAGTCGATGGTGAAAATGGGCGGGATCGAGGTGCTCGTCGGAGATGCCGGGGAGATCAGAAAGGATTGCCGCGTAATTAATTAA